One window of Alosa sapidissima isolate fAloSap1 chromosome 21, fAloSap1.pri, whole genome shotgun sequence genomic DNA carries:
- the edn2 gene encoding endothelin-2, translated as MASSLCAAMVFSIILAVLLHEGAGLPVSKGEVQSSDPSPPHRVRTKRCSCSNWMDKECIYFCHLDIIWVNTPSKTTPYGLGSPLSRRRRSTGRCECNSPNDHTCNSFCHNSSENPALVIVSQQGLLPKTMRNPGNELVTFLRQVAQVNQRAAEQQSTSPRKKGSKVGWPRAR; from the exons ATGGCCTCTTCTCTCTGCGCCGCCATGGTCTTCTCCATCATTCTCGCTGTGCTCCTGCACGAAG GAGCTGGACTGCCTGTGTCTAAGGGTGAGGTCCAGTCCTCtgacccatcaccaccacatcGGGTCAGAACCAAACGCTGTTCCTGCAGCAACTGGATGGACAAGGAGTGCATCTACTTCTGCCACCTGGACATCATCTGGGTTAACACACCAAG taaaaCCACCCCATATGGCCTGGGCAGCCCCTTGTCTCGCCGGCGCCGCTCTACAGGTCGCTGCGAGTGCAACAGCCCCAACGACCACACCTGCAACAGCTTCTGCCACAACAG CTCAGAAAACCCTGCCCTTGTGATAGTCAGCCAACAGGGTCTGCTTCCCAAGACCATGCGTAACCCAGGCAACGAACTCGTGACCTTTCTCAG GCAGGTGGCCCAGGTCAACCAAAGAGCTGCCGAACAGCAGTCTACCTCTCCGAGGAAGAAAGGGTCAAAGGTGGGCTGGCCTAGAGCCAGGTaa